TATGGTAGGGGCGGTTATGCTTGGTAAACGCGAAGTAGGCGAGAGAAATTTTTAGCTTATTTTCTAATCACTCAAACAACTATTATTTTTATGGTTCCCGAGGTTATTAAGCTTGTTCCATTACATTATTACATCTTTTTTGCAGTTGCATTATTCATAATTGGTGTAATAGGTGTACTTATCCGTCGTAATGCACTAATTATTTTTATGTGCGTAGAGATAATGCTTAATGCTGTAAACATGCTATTTGTAGCTTTTTCAGCTTATCGTTCAGATCCAGCGGGACAGGTTTTTGTGTTTTTCATTATGGCAGTTGCTGCAGCTGAGGTAGCTGTAGGTTTAGCTATAGTCGTAATGATTTACCGCAACTTACGCAGTGTGGATACGAGCTTGCTTAGCAACCTGAAATGGTAAAAAGATATTTGTTATTTTACCTTTTAAGTTCATCTAAGAATTTCAGTTACTTCTAAACTTATTCTGATTTTTAAATCAAGTCTTTTGCTATAATCCTTTTTGCCGTCCTTCCTTGCTCTTGTTGCGAGCTTTCTTCTGCTTTGTTAATGATTGCTCTCCAACTCCTTTCGTACTGCATATGTTCCTCTTTGCTTTCTCTATCCTACAATTTCTAAAAAATGCTGCCTTATACCTTTCTCTGGTACCTCTTTTAACTTCAATGGTGCATACATTTGCTTATAAAAAGCATTATTTTTTCATAAGTA
This is a stretch of genomic DNA from Bacteroidia bacterium. It encodes these proteins:
- the nuoK gene encoding NADH-quinone oxidoreductase subunit NuoK, with the protein product MVPEVIKLVPLHYYIFFAVALFIIGVIGVLIRRNALIIFMCVEIMLNAVNMLFVAFSAYRSDPAGQVFVFFIMAVAAAEVAVGLAIVVMIYRNLRSVDTSLLSNLKW